The Arachis ipaensis cultivar K30076 chromosome B05, Araip1.1, whole genome shotgun sequence nucleotide sequence CCACCACCACGAGGACCACGACGACGACGACCACACACACGGCGACGACGCACAAGACGGGACGAAGACCACCGAAGGCCACGACTCCACCGCACACGACACGATGGCGGAGTAAACGATGGTAGCAGAGGAGAGGAGACGAAGACGCGGCGGACGGTTCACTACCGAAGGCTACGCCGGTCTTTCATCTTGCCGCAGGAGCTCCATTGTGCTTGGTGGAATAGACGATGCAGAGATGAGTGAGGCGCGAGTACTAGGGAGTGAGCACTTAGGGTTTTTTTACTGCTTTACCTTGTTACTTTTCACATTCAACAACTTagtatttgtttttttttcttttatatttaattattgttctttataaatataatttaattaattttttatgttctcaaaaaataatttttagttaacATTAAAAAACGATGGTAGCAGAGGAGAGGAGACGAAGACGCGGCGGACGGTTCACTACCGAAGGCTACGCCGGTCTTTCATCTTGCCGCAGGAGCTCCATTGTGCTTGGTGGAATAGACGATGCAGAGATGAGTGAGGCGCGAGTACTAGGGAGTGAGCACTTAGGGTTTTTTTACTGCTTTACCTTGTTACTTTTCACATTCAACAACTTagtatttgtttttttttcttttatatttaattattgttctttataaatataatttaattaattttttatgttctcacaaattaatttttagttaacATTAAAAATCTGATTATGAATAAAaagtatatattaaattttaatttttgaaacaaaataaaattattctaaaaaattatataaacaaattttttttaccCTCAAGGTgtttaagatttaaaaaaaaattgttataaaatatacttacattttgtgataaacaaataacttgttacaaataATGTTGAATTttatgacaaattaattttttattacaaaataattagagtttttgaaacaaaaaatattttgttacaaacaattggagttttttataataaaagatattttgttacaaaatattacgaATTTTTGCaacttctttattttttgttacaaaaactaacataatttgtaacaacaaAAATtaggttgttacaaaatattagcatgtcttgtaacaacttgtaatattgttacaaaacattattcttctgtaacaatcactaattattattacaaaaaattattttttgtaacaattttaaatttgatacaaaatttttgttacaaatgtttcaTTTTCTTGTAGTCTGTATTACTAGCATGAAGAGGCAGCATGGTATGCCCCTTGACGAGCGGATCATACCATACCTGCAGATTGCTGGGTTATATCATCTTGCGAGGCTTAACGACCACTGATTTAGGCTAGATGAGCAATTAGTTAGTGCTTTCATGGAGAgatggcgtccggagacgcatACTTTTCATAAGCCATTCGGAGAGTGCACCATTATATTGCAAGATGTGGCGTACTAGCTAGGTCTTTCGATTGACGGTGAGTACGTAAGTAGATGTCTGACAGACTTCGAGACCTATACTGACTTACTGAGGGCGGTCGGCCTCCATGGACTTGGTTCTAGGAGATACTGGGTGTGTTACCTCCAGCTGATTGTATTGACAAGTTCACTATGAAGTGCACGTAGATGAAGGGGACATTCAGTGAGCTGCCTGAGGGTGCAGATGAAGAAACTATGAGGAGGTATGCGAGAGCATAGATTATAATGTTGTTATCGACTCAGCTGTTTGGGGACAAGTTTGGGACATATCAATACAACAAAATTCATCACAACACAATTCTGCAACTGCCATTGCATCACATTCCACCAATCTCATGCATCACATGTATCCAGCATTCATCATGAACCACCTGCATCCAATTTCAACTCAACTGTTATTAGAAGATCTGCCAGAGTCAGAAAAGTGCCAAATTATCTCAATGACTATCAACGCCACATAAATACCACTACTATCAATTCTCTTTGCAGGAATCCTAAGTCGACGTTATAGGTCATCTCTTATGATGCACTTAGTACAAAATATCGAGAGTTTTCTTTGGCCGTTTCTTCAAACATTGTTTCTAGTGACTATGAGAAAGCTGTTGTTTACCCTTGTTGGAGAAAAGCCATACAGTGTGAGCTGGAGTCACTGGAGAGAAATCATACTTGGAGAATCACCACACTCCCCTCTAGCAAGAAAGCCATTGGATGCAAGTGGGTGTTCCAAATTAAATATCACCCTGATGGGACCTTTGAACGCCACAAGGCCAAACTAGTCGCAAAGGGCTTCACACAAATTGAAGGAGTTGATTTCATAGACACTTTCAGCCCTGTTGTTTGAATGTTGACCTTAAGAGTTGTGTTGGCCTTGGCTGCAGCAAAGTAATGGCATATCAAGCAGTTGGATGTAAACACTGCCTTCTTACATGGAGAGTTGAACAAAGAAGTATACATGAAGCTACCTCCTAGACTGCAGCAACCAGGACTAAGCCCAAATTCAGTGGGCAAGCTTGAGAAGTTCTTGTATGTTTAAAGACAAGCAAACAGGCAATGAAACTTGAAGTTAACCAAAACTCTGAAATCCGCTGGTTTTATCAAATCAGAATCTGATCACTCTTTGTACACTAAGCTCACCACTCATGGTGTCACCATTATTATGGTATATGTAGATAATTTGGTACTCATAGGAGATGACCTTGCTAAAATTGAGTCTATCAAGAAATTGTTGGATCAAAAGTTTAAGATCAAAGACTAGGGTGATGTAAAGTATTTTTTCGGTATGGAGGTTGCTAGATCTTCGAAGGGCGTTCATCTATGCCGATGCAAGTATGCCATGGATATCCTCAAAGATTTCAGATTCTTGGAGTGCAAGTCAGTAGCACACCTATGGATTACACTATTGTTTCAAAGTTATCTAGGGAGAGTAGGACTCCATTGGAAGATAAAACTGAGTGCAGACAATTAGTTGGCAGGCTTCTATATCTAACCAACACCAGACCAGACATTGCCTATGCTATGGAAACACTCAATCAGTTCATCGACTGTCCCACTGATGTTCATATGCAAGCAGCTTATCGTGTCTTGAAAT carries:
- the LOC107640369 gene encoding uncharacterized protein LOC107640369: MQVCHGYPQRFQILGVQVSSTPMDYTIVSKLSRESRTPLEDKTECRQLVGRLLYLTNTRPDIAYAMETLNQFIDCPTDVHMQAAYRVLKYLKGYPAVGLLFLAGHNLILTGF